GGAACATGGCATTGAAGTGCATGTTGCCGCTTTTAGTACCGCCAGAGCGTCCCTACCCGATGGAAGTGATCCGGATTTATTGAAAAATGAATTTATCTCTGCCATGGATTTCTTTGAAATTCCAAGAGAGCAACTTCGAATCTATGATTATGAAGTGCGCAAACTGAATTACTCGCGCCAGGAAGTACTGGAAGAATTGGTAAAGCTGCGTCAAGAAATTGCCCCAGATATGGTTTTAGTTCCCAGTGGATCTGACCTGCATCAAGATCATCAGGTTCTTTATGCCGAAGGATTAAGGGCCTTTAAAGAAATCACAGTTTGGGGTTATGAATTGCCTTGGAACCATATTAGCTTTTCTGCACAGGCCTTTGTTACCTTAGAAGAAAGACATATCCAAAAGAAATGGGACGCCTTACTGCATTATAAATCCCAATTTGTTAAACAACGACAGTATTTCACCGAAGAATTTATTCGGGGCTTGGCAACAGTGCGTGGCACTCAGGTACGTGCGCCATTTGCTGAAGCTTACGAAGTGATTCGGACACGTTGGTAAAATAATTTGCATGAAAAAACTGACCTTATTCTTTTTGCTTTGCGGATATATGCTTTCCGCTCAAACGCTGATCATCGATACGCTAAACACTTCTAAAGATGCGATGATTCGAAAATTGGGGAATACCCCAGATCCTCTAAACTATGGATCTTATCCCTGGGAAAACATGCATGCCTGGACAAACAATGGCCAAGCTGTAGTTCATCGATCTTTAATTGATTTTAATTTAAATGGGATCTCAAATCCGAGCTTGATTGACTCTGCTTTCTTAGTACTTCAGGTACCCCCTAGTGGTGTGCAATATTCTTCAGGTCATCATATGGCTACTGATAACTCTTGTGAGGTAACTACGATTACTGCACCTTGGAACGAATTTCAAGTTAGCTGGGTTAACCAACCCAGTACGGATACGAGCAACAAGATTATTATCCCACGTTCTGATAGTGCCTATCAAGCTTATAGATTAGATGTTACTTCCATGGTTCAGAATATGCTGAATTCGCCTACAGCAACACATGGATTTTATTTAAAGCTGCTTAATGAGTCCTCCTATCGCAGAATGGTCTTTGCTTCTAAAGAAAGTCCATACAGCCATTTAGCGCCTATTTTGGTGGTAAAGCAAACTATCCCGCCACCACCGCCGCCGCCCACCGGAAACAGCATCGAAATTAGCGCGCTTCAAGATGCGATGATTAGAGAATACAATCAGGTTGGCGACAGTAGCAATTATGGCAATTATCGCTGGAATAATATTCAGATGATGAACCTCAATGGAACCCTAGAAAAACAACGATCATTAATCCAATTTGATTTAAGTGGAATTCCTGCTACTGCCCCTTTAGACTCCGCCATTCTTGAGCTAAGCATGGACCGCGATCTAACTGCCCCGCTCTACACAAGCGGCCATATATTCTCAAATGGAGCAAACAGCTGCATTGTAAGACGTATTATAAATCCCTGGCAAGAATCCACAGTAAATTGGTTCAATCAACCCAGTGTTGCCTTTCAGAATACAATATACATGGCTTCTTCAGTGCGAGCCTTTCAAGATTATCGCCTCGATGTAACCAATTTGGTTTTTGATATGTTGCGTTATCCAAGCCAAAACCATGGCTTTTATATTCAGCTGCAGTTTGAATCGCCGGATCGCCGAATGGTATTTGCAAGTCGTGAAAATCCGGATAGTACCGCACGCCCCAAATTGATATTATACCTTCCTCAAGGATTTGAGCTCATGGAGGAAAATTCGGTTTTTGAAACAGCTGTATATCCCAATCCAAGCCAGGGCAAACTAAATGTATTTATACCTGCTTTTTCCGGTGGTACTTATTCCATCCGATTTTTTAATACTATGGGCCAGGAAATTACTCGACGAAGCTTAACAGACCCAAATTCAAAAATCGATGTACAGGGCGAACTTGAATCAGGCCTACATTATTACCTTATTCTTAGCTCCTCTGGAAATAAGGTAGGAGCAGGTAAAGTCTTGATTCAATAAAGTTAAAAAGGAAATTTACGGTGATTTCAGATAAAGTCACCGGCATTATCGCCTTCACACATAATAAGATCAATAACTGATAAATGGGAGATGAATTCATCTCCCATTTGCTTATATACTGGTGGCTCATACTCCTGATAAAGGAGTTCGATACCAGCAGCCTGGTAGGCTTCCAGGTCATTGTATTTTTTAGCTCCTTGTCCAGATAAATACTGATCTGCCCCTACTATTTTACAGAGATTAATAATCTGTTCACTCTTTGTGCCTAGATTTCCTGGTAAATCACTCATCCGCTGCATAGGAGTGTCAATCTTTAAAACCCCTCTGAAAAATTCAATAAGATCAATATTCAAGTCTGCCAAATTGGAGTACTCGGTTAAAAGTATCTTCTCTATTTGAGGATAATATTGATCAAAATACGGGGCCTTTCCATAGGCGTGCTTAAGGCTATTCAGAGCCTTACTTTGCCATTTCTGAGAATAGTCGATGGCAAGGTCAATAAAGGACACATCTCTGCCTTTTGAATGACTCACAGAAACACCCAACCATTGTGCCTCACCTTGGCTATTCTTAAACTTGTTTCGATTACAAATATGACGATGAACATATTGCACCGTATCCATCAAGATATATTGGTCGCAATCCTTCATCTTCTTAAAATAACCTTGCCAGGGCATAAAATTCGGTTGATGTACTGCTAGAATCATATTTGTGTTTGGAGTTTTTTAAATTCTTCGGTTAGCCTTTGGCGAACGGAACTATCTTGTTGGGCCTTCTTTACCCTTTTAAAATTCTGATCGAGATTAGGGTTTACTTCTAAAGTATAGTCAAAGTATTTCCGGACATGTTGTGCTATCCTTTCTGCTTCTTCCTGAGGTTT
The Croceimicrobium hydrocarbonivorans genome window above contains:
- a CDS encoding PIG-L deacetylase family protein — protein: MMNHIKKVLLLAPHTDDAELGCGGTMAKFLEHGIEVHVAAFSTARASLPDGSDPDLLKNEFISAMDFFEIPREQLRIYDYEVRKLNYSRQEVLEELVKLRQEIAPDMVLVPSGSDLHQDHQVLYAEGLRAFKEITVWGYELPWNHISFSAQAFVTLEERHIQKKWDALLHYKSQFVKQRQYFTEEFIRGLATVRGTQVRAPFAEAYEVIRTRW
- a CDS encoding DNRLRE domain-containing protein; the encoded protein is MKKLTLFFLLCGYMLSAQTLIIDTLNTSKDAMIRKLGNTPDPLNYGSYPWENMHAWTNNGQAVVHRSLIDFNLNGISNPSLIDSAFLVLQVPPSGVQYSSGHHMATDNSCEVTTITAPWNEFQVSWVNQPSTDTSNKIIIPRSDSAYQAYRLDVTSMVQNMLNSPTATHGFYLKLLNESSYRRMVFASKESPYSHLAPILVVKQTIPPPPPPPTGNSIEISALQDAMIREYNQVGDSSNYGNYRWNNIQMMNLNGTLEKQRSLIQFDLSGIPATAPLDSAILELSMDRDLTAPLYTSGHIFSNGANSCIVRRIINPWQESTVNWFNQPSVAFQNTIYMASSVRAFQDYRLDVTNLVFDMLRYPSQNHGFYIQLQFESPDRRMVFASRENPDSTARPKLILYLPQGFELMEENSVFETAVYPNPSQGKLNVFIPAFSGGTYSIRFFNTMGQEITRRSLTDPNSKIDVQGELESGLHYYLILSSSGNKVGAGKVLIQ
- a CDS encoding WbqC family protein; the encoded protein is MILAVHQPNFMPWQGYFKKMKDCDQYILMDTVQYVHRHICNRNKFKNSQGEAQWLGVSVSHSKGRDVSFIDLAIDYSQKWQSKALNSLKHAYGKAPYFDQYYPQIEKILLTEYSNLADLNIDLIEFFRGVLKIDTPMQRMSDLPGNLGTKSEQIINLCKIVGADQYLSGQGAKKYNDLEAYQAAGIELLYQEYEPPVYKQMGDEFISHLSVIDLIMCEGDNAGDFI